The following is a genomic window from Solanum lycopersicum chromosome 6, SLM_r2.1.
TCATGAGGAAATACTTCATTGGTAAGCGCTCCCAAACAAAAATCTTGAGGTTTTACataaacccttatctagaaattattttatgaaagttataCATTTGAAGCAATGTATAAATGTATGTGTGATAAAATTTGCCTGTagaaaatatagagaaaattgCCAGGATGTGACTCACTTTGCAGCTTACCGAGTACGTAGATCAGGGTAGACGGGTAGTAGAGAATTGTCTTGCTTATCCTTCTGTATTGGTAGTCCTAGTAATTCTATCTACTATCTCTTGTACTTTGATTAtcgtaatatttttttgtagttaCCCTATCTTTTATGAATGCTTTGTTATGCAATCTATTGTATTTTGCCGTATGGtggtatattgttgttgttgttgttgtttactGTTGGACTAAGATGAGTTTAAATGGAACAGCATGGTTGGTGTCTTggtgaggattcatatagctgACCCAGGTTGCTTAGGATTGAGATGTAGTTGTTGtaatgtatatgaatatataaagtTTGTATCAGTTGCTGCGCAAGAGTGTTAGGTGTTGTTGTACTCTGCAATCTGCATTCAAGGACTTGAACTTTTAGATTTGCCGTTGTCTTTGTGGTTGAGTGAAAGGCTACCTTCTATGGTTTTAGTGAAGTGTGAATAATTTGATTGTGGCAGGGAGTGTACTGAGTGGTGGAGGAAGTGCGCCATTTCCAAAGGCTACTGCTGCTGACTGGGTGAAGATGGTAAATGAGATTCAAAAGGGTTCACTTTCAACACGCCTTGGTATTCCCATGATTTATGGAATTGATGCAGTGCACGGGCACAACAATGTCTACAAAGCAACAATTTTTCCACACAATGTTGGCCTTGGAGTCACAAGGTAAGGGAAATTGCGGGTGCATATATTCATTTCAGTAGCATTTTTCACAGATCTTGAAATGTTTACACAAATGAGAAATTTGAAGAAACATAAAAAGGTTAGTGCTTGTGACATATAGTCTATACTTAAATATTTGATCACAATAGGGCTTGAAAGTTTATTCTTTTCTCATTATTGTTCTGTGCTGTGGATTTTAAACCACATTGCATAAACATGGGGGAAGAGGCTGAGAGATGGCTGAAATGGTGATTAGAAAAATTCTGAGTCTCTCATCAGGAGTAGTTCGAGAGGATCAATTACATCCTCTGCTGGAATTTTGTCTTTGTACTGATCAATTTTGCTTTACATAAATGGGGGTGATGCTAAGACTTCTTGCCCTATCTATCTTTGCTGATCGGTATGAGGATGGAACCATGGTTTCACGAGTCTGTCTGGAAATTTATTTAGCCGGAAGTGTTACTTTTAGGAAATTTGGGAAGATCATACTCAGATAAGGGACATTTTGTTGATATAGAAGAGATTTAACACTTTAGATGGTTATTTTACAACTTTTTCTTTAAGTTCTTTTATTGCACTTACTGATACGTGGAATAATCTCAACTTTGCAATAGAGACCCACAGCTTGTAAAGCGGATTGGAGCTGCGACTGCCCTTGAAGTCAGAGCCACAGGAATCCCTTACACTTTTGCACCGTGCATCGCAGTGAGTAGTATCACATTATATACAGTTTACTTATTGTCTATATTTGATAGACTTCATCATAGGTCTTGGTGTTTAGTGTTGCTTGATACTTGTTGTCACAGGTCTGCAGAGATCCAAGATGGGGTCGGTGCTATGAAAGCTATAGTGAAGATCATAGAATTGTTCAGGCAATGACTGAGATCATTCCTGGTTTACAAGGAGATGCTCCGGCTAACTCCCGTAAGGGTGTTCCGTTTGTCGGAGGAAAGTATGTTTCTCTAGTCTTTCACATCTTTATCCTTTCTAACTTCGTTGTAAGTTCATTTGACTGCAAAGTATTGTGATATAACTTTCATCTAGCTGTaacattcattatttcattacacATCCTCGTCCATATTTAGCCTTTACGTCTATCTAGTATATGGTCTCCAATGACATGATTGTGCATTTCTAAATGTGCTCAAGGACAAAAGTAGCAGCCTGTGCTAAGCACTTTGTGGGAGATGGTGGCACTACCAAGGGCATTGATGAAAATAACACTGTTATTGATATGAATGGGCTACTTAACATCCACATGCCTGCatattttgattcaattttaaagGGAGTTTCCACAATAATGGTCTCTTACTCAAGCTGGAATGGAAAGAGGATGCATGCAAACCGTGACCTAATCACTGGCTTTCTCAAGGGAAAGCTGAAGTTCAGGGTAATAGAGCAACTCTCTTTTAAGTTCTATTGGTCGAATATAGTGAGGAGATTGCTGATTATCACATTCTCTGTTACCTTTATTTCAGGGTTTTGTCATATCAGATTGGGAGGCAATTGACAAGATTACTGAACCGCCTCGTGCAAATTACTCTTACTCTGTTCAGGCTGGAGTTCTTGCTGGACTCGACATGGTCAGTCTGAAGGATTAGTTCCAAAGTTGTCTGttatataaaatacatttaCTAATTTCCCATCTTAATTATCACCTTATCACCTGACACAATTTGATCGTCATTAATCAACTCAAGCTGAAATCACTTCTCACTTCCTAATGTATTTAGTTTATATTATTGCAGATTATGGGTCAGGAGaatttggttgaatttcttgatGATCTGGCTTTCCAAGTAAGGAACAATATCATTCCCATGAGCAGGATAGATGATGCAGTTATGAGAATACTAAGGGTTAAGTTTGTCATGGGTCTCTTTGAGAACCCATTGGCTGATCTCAGCTTAGCAAACCAACTAGGAAGCCAGGTAATTTTTCTGTTCTGGTGTAATATAAATTCTCTTCACCTGATTTTTTCTTGACTTGATTCCTTTCTTTTCAACTTAAATTCTTTCTGTAGGAACACAGAGAGTTAGCAAGAGAAGCAGTGAGGAAATCACTTGTACTATTGAAGAATGGTAAAGTTACTAACCAGCCACTACTTCCCCTTCCGAAAAAAGTGACGAAGATACTTGTCGCTGGCATTCATGCTGACAATTTGGGTTACCAGTGTGGAGGCTGGACTATAAGTTGGCAGGGAATTGGAGGCAATGATCTTATTACAGGTATCTTTCTGTTATCTTTCAGTTAGAAGTCTTCACAGTTCTTTGAGCCAGTGCAAATCAAAATCTCGTCACTGCATAAACCTCAGAAGTTATTTTGAACTATTGAGATCCCACTTTACAACTTAATATGTTTGTGATAGATTTCTGTCTTTATTTCATCTGTCACTTAAGTACAAATAAACCTCAACTTTTATTGTGTGCATTTTGAATAATGAACAGTAAATGCAACTGATTTTTTCAACACCTTAGAATTTTGTAAGACACATACATGTGGCTTCAACCAAAGTGAAAAAGAACAAATTGGACTCTAATTTAGTAGGGCTATTTGTATCTTagcaccattttttaagtggcattagtttaaagatatattttaaGTATTGGTTAAAAATGGGTGAGAGAGATATTTTCTCAAAGGGTGATATCAAGGGTATAATAACATActcattttctattttgttgatGAAAAGGTACAGACTCTTTTTAGTAAGTTACCAAAAGAAGTACATATACATCAGAGAAAGGAACATCCTTTTATATACTGGAAGAGTACAAGAGGTCTAACAGTGAAGCTTTTTCTTAAAGTATAATGTAGCTCGGGATGGAGTAAACTGGGAAAGGTGAATCAAATAGGCTTTGACAGCGTCCTCGGAAGGACTTAGATAATTGGATATTGCTTGGCTACTTCTATAAACTTTAGACCATATCTTTCTGGTTCCAGAACAGTTGCACTGTTTAACGAATAATCTACAAGCTGGACGAAAAGATTGATGCtacatttgattttttattttagagatCGTGCTTGATGATcgtcaaatttttaaatgagaATTGTCTTTAATTGTAGCATCAGACTGAATTAGCTTTCATATATATGACAAATACAGGAACTACAATTTTAAATGCTGTGAAAAAGACAGTCCATCCATCTACACAAGTAGTCTACCAGGAGAATCCAGACGTAAACTTTGTTAAGTCCAACCACTTTTCCTATGCCATTGTTGTTGTGGGTGAGACACCCTATGCGGAGATGTTTGGCGATAGTGCAAAGCTTACCATTGCTGAACCTGGTCCAAGCATCATCTCCAGTGTCTGTGGGGTTGTGAAATGTGTGGTAGTTGTGGTCTCTGGGCGTCCAGTTGTGATTGAACCGTATCTTGCAAACATAGACGCCCTTGTGGCTGCTTGGCTTCCGGGAAGTGAAGGCCAAGGTGTTGCTGATGTCCTGTTTGGTGACTATGGATTCACAGGCAAACTCGCCCGCACTTGGTTTAAGTCAGTTGATCAGCTTCCCATGAATGTTGGTGATCGACATTATGATCCTTTGTTTCCTTTTGGATTTGGTCTCACTACTAAGCCTGTGAAGAGCTAAAATCTCTTCATCTGGAGTTCTACTTGCTGCTcaatctttatatatttttttgtttaatggatatttaatatcataatataagagTTTACAAGAAAGAAGCAGCATTAGTTCAATATACTCTAGTTTACCTAATTACTATTATCATCCAAAATTTAAGGTTCAAAGGTTATATATGACCGAACATATAGAAAATTTACCCCATATATATCGTGTAATTTCATCTGCAAGTTCTATTGGTCTTTTAAAAACTCAAAAGGGGTTATTTGCAATTTTCCTGTCACGTGATTgctttttttctgaaaaaaagaaatgattttGAGTTGTCATGAGGGTTTGGTGTGTgctattttttgtgtttttcacCAGATTGGCCAAGCACCAGGCACAAAAAGAACGGGGAAATTTTCAATGCCCATGAGGTTTTTGTGTTGTTCTGCCTATGGTCAGTGATTGCAGAGGCAGAGTACTTTTAAGTACAAGACCCAAACACAGTCAAATTGaactaaaaacaaaaagttttgacaattcacttaaaaagtttcgaaaacatttttcttaatgtaatttaaaattttcacaatGAAGCATGTCAAATGCCTACTAAGCCCCTAATCACACCTTACCTTATTACCCCACTGATTTCGTTTGGATGGATGTTGTCATATcgtattgtactgtattgttaCGTAATGttacatatttataatttaaataataaatctataataagtAGGGTATGAGATAGAGCTACTATGAAAAAGTTGGGTAAATAAAcacaaaatgagaagaaaatattaaggtAACCATCAAATTGGTCCTTACATAAAATTGATCTTTTCATCATACAATGTCGCGCGAGGTGGAAGCTGGCCTCCTGTTCGCCCCGAGCTCTCGGCTGGCCTAAATGTGAGTTCACGTCAATGGATGTCGCAACTAAGTGCgaatttaagtaacaatcaaaacaaacattacatttaaactaacaatataATACAAGTATACAACACATTACGTATCAACCATCCAAAAATGATGCAAAGGCGGAGCTAGAAGCCTCAATACAGATACACCGAATCCATTAGCTTTTGTTCAAATAATGCATTTGTTAAGAAATTTActgaatatgtataaatattaaaatcaaaacccaGCCTCTACCAAGTACCCTATCACTCAATGTGCATGGTGTGTGTACAGTGTAAagtagtgtatatatatactcacCTACTTATTCTCAATAAAATTGTATGTTTCAAAGTAGAAGAGGTTCAACAAGTAAGTTATTCATTTCTTGTTTAtaccttttctcttttttcataCTTGTTAAAAAACTTGTTTCTTGTTtgtacacttttttttttttgcactgATCTTTTGTGCTATTTGTGAGGTTTACCAGTCTGTCCAAGCAGAAGAGACAAAAATAATGGGAAGATTTTCAATACCCACGAAGGTTTTTGTGTTGTTCTGTCTATGGGTAGTGAGTGCAGAAGCAGAGTACCTAAAATACAAGGACCCAAAACAGTCAATGTCTACAAGAATTAAGGACTTGATGAAAAGGATGACTCTTGAGGAGAAGATTGGTCAGATGAGTCAGATTGAGAGGAGATTTGCCTCAACTGATGTTATGAAGCAATATTTCATtggtatgtttttaaaaattcattctttaTGTGTTTATAGTGCTGCCGGAAACAGCCCCATGAAAAGTAGGAGTAAGGTTTGCGTACAGAGTAACCTCCTCATACTCGCTTGTGGTATTACATTGTGTATAGCTGCTGTAGTGTATATTAGAAATTAACTTCTTCTGGGCAGGGAGTGTGTTGAGTGTTCCAGGGGATACTCCTGGACTTAATGCTGCTGCTGAGGATTGGATCAATATGGTAAACGACATTCAGAAAGCTGCTCTTTCGACTCGCCTTGGTATTCCAATGATTTATGGGATTGATGCAATTCACGGACACAACAATGTCTATAATGCTACTATCTTTCCTCATAATATTGGACTTGGTGTCACCAGGCAagtatataaattataacaacTATGTTCCTGATTTTGGTTCATCATTTCAAATGATCCTGTTAAAATTTGTCACTTTAATGTATGTAGGGACCCTGATCTTCTGAAACGGATTGGTGCTGCAACTGCACTCGAAGTTAGAGCAACAGGAATCCCATATGCTTTTGCTCCCTGCATTGCAGTAAGTTGATATGATATTAATGAACTTCTTGGTTAAGTtgcatttaattttctttgttaaCTGAATAACTGTGCTATGGTAGGTATGCAGAGATCCTAGATGGGGCCGTTGTTATGAAAGCTACAGCGAAGATATCAATGTTGTGCGAACCATGACAGAGATAATTCCTGGTTTACAAGGAGATGTGCCAGCTAATTCTAGCAAGGGTGTTCCCTTTGTTGCCGGAAAGTATGAATCTTTATCGATTTTTCCTGATGATGTTTGTCGTGGAACATTCGTTTGATTGCACTTTCAACTGTTTAAGGTCAAAGGTAGCAGCCTGTGCCAAGCATTATGTTGCAGATGGAGGCACGGAGAGGGGAATCGATGAAAATAACACTGTAATTAACAGGACTAGTTTATATAGCATTCACATGCCTGCATATTATGATTCAATCATAAAGGGTGTTTCAACTGTGATGATTTCTTACTCAAGCTTGAACGGGGAAAAGATGCATACTAACCGAGATCTTGTCACTCACTTCCTAAAGGACAATCTCAAATTCAGGGTAAGAATGATTAGCTACACTCATTCAAAATCAGTAAGTTAAGGTCAAGTAGTGATATATCCATCTTTTGGCCTTGCATCTTTTtcagggtttcatcatttctgATTCGGAAGGCCTTGATCGGATCACCAGCCCACCTGATGCTAATTACACTTACTCAGTTCAGGCTGGAATTTTAGCAGGAATTGACATGGTTTGTTTTGTTTGATCTCGAGTCATTTTTAGCAAAATGATAGTCTATATGATTGTTTTGTCTGTGAAGCAGGTTATGATTCCAAATAACTACGCAGAATTTATTGGGAATCTGACTCTACTAGTGAAAGATAATATCATTCCCATGAGCAGAATTGATGATGCTGTAGAGCGGATATTGAGAGTTAAGTTTATCCTGGATCTCTTTGAAGACCCACTGGCTGACCTAAGCTTGGTAAACCAACTCGGTAGCCAGGTAACGTTTGATATTCAAAACTGTTTCAATGCTTGTGATCTAAGTAGGTCTTTTACATGTGAAAAATTGTGACCTATCATGCTTCACCGCCACTCTGCAGGAGCATCGAGAGTTGGCAAGGGAAGCAGTAAGGAAATCGCTTGTCCTTTTGAAAAATGGCAAGATCACTAGTCAGCCATTACTTCCCCTTCCTAAGAAAGCACCAAAGATACTTGTAGCTGGAACTCATGCTGACAATTTGGGTTACCAATGCGGAGGCTGGACCAATCAATGGCAGGGCGTCTCAGGCAATAATTTCATAGTTGGTAAGGAATCTGTTATTTCGTATTAGGAGTAACAACCTACATAGATAGCTTCTAATTCCACTTTTCGTGGGCGATTAATGATAATATGACAATTGCTTTACAGGAACCACTATTTTAAGTGCTATCAAGAAAACTGTAAATCCGTCTACACAAGTAGTGTACCAGCTGAATCCTGATGCAAACTTTGTGAAGTCAAACAAATTCGACTACGCCATTGTTGTAGTAGGTGAAGTCCCATATGCAGAGATGCTTGGTGACAGCTCAAATCTTACAATACCAGAACCTGGTTCTAGTACTATTAACAATGTCTGTGGGGCTGTGACATGTGTTGTAGTCATCATCTCTGGTCGTCCAGTCGTGCTAGAGCCTTATGTTGATAAAATAGATGGACTTGTCGCTGCTTGGCTTCCGGGGACTGAAGGCCAAGGTGTTGCAGATGTTTTATTTGGTAACTATGGTTTCACTGGTAAACTTGCTAGGACTTGGTTCAAGTCAGTGGACCAGCTTCCTATGAATGTCGGCGATCCACACTATGATCCCCTCTTTCCCTTTGGATTTGGACTCACAACTCAGCCACTGAAAATGAATTAGAACTTAGAAGATACACTaggtatgttattgttattgttgtcgtcgtagtgttattattatattataatccCACAGAACTCTGTGTGACTAGACTGGGTATGTTTTTGTTGTAGTAATGTATTACTACTAATTgctattgattataattataatgagTTGTTACTGCTAATGTTCACCTTGCTGTATTTTGAGTAATGCAACTGATTTTTTCAAGACCTTAGTTTGTATGACACATATATACATGTGGCTTCAACCAAGGTGATAAAAGAACAACTTGAACTCAAATTCAGATGGCTATTTGAATCTTAGTACCTGATTGTTTAGTAAGTTACCACAACAACATACTCAGCGAAATCTCACAAATGATCGTGTAGAATATACGTAGACCTTACCAGAGAAACGAACATCCTTCTATATACTAAAAGAGTACAAGAGATCTAATAGCTAAGTATAATGTAAGCTCAGGATGGAGTAAACTGGGAAGGTGAATTATACAAATAGGTTCTGATAGCTTCAGTTTTGGAAGGACTAGATATTTACGATCAAATAATGtttgatattaaataaattaaaattgtttttgataatttttattgtaattgcATCTTATATAATATAGATACCAATTCAATAATTCTTTTAGTTTCATCTCGCTAATTATAATA
Proteins encoded in this region:
- the LOC101266947 gene encoding uncharacterized protein codes for the protein MGKFAITMMGFLLLCFCAEAVYMKYKDPKQPLNVRIRDLMNRMSLEEKIGQMTQIERHVASPQIMRKYFIGSVLSGGGSAPFPKATAADWVKMVNEIQKGSLSTRLGIPMIYGIDAVHGHNNVYKATIFPHNVGLGVTRDPQLVKRIGAATALEVRATGIPYTFAPCIAVCRDPRWGRCYESYSEDHRIVQAMTEIIPGLQGDAPANSRKGVPFVGGKTKVAACAKHFVGDGGTTKGIDENNTVIDMNGLLNIHMPAYFDSILKGVSTIMVSYSSWNGKRMHANRDLITGFLKGKLKFRGFVISDWEAIDKITEPPRANYSYSVQAGVLAGLDMIMGQENLVEFLDDLAFQVRNNIIPMSRIDDAVMRILRVKFVMGLFENPLADLSLANQLGSQEHRELAREAVRKSLVLLKNGKVTNQPLLPLPKKVTKILVAGIHADNLGYQCGGWTISWQGIGGNDLITGTTILNAVKKTVHPSTQVVYQENPDVNFVKSNHFSYAIVVVGETPYAEMFGDSAKLTIAEPGPSIISSVCGVVKCVVVVVSGRPVVIEPYLANIDALVAAWLPGSEGQGVADVLFGDYGFTGKLARTWFKSVDQLPMNVGDRHYDPLFPFGFGLTTKPVKS
- the LOC101265834 gene encoding uncharacterized protein isoform X3, whose amino-acid sequence is MCMVCVQCKVVYIYTHLLILNKIVCFKVEEVQQSVQAEETKIMGRFSIPTKVFVLFCLWVVSAEAEYLKYKDPKQSMSTRIKDLMKRMTLEEKIGQMSQIERRFASTDVMKQYFIGSVLSVPGDTPGLNAAAEDWINMVNDIQKAALSTRLGIPMIYGIDAIHGHNNVYNATIFPHNIGLGVTRDPDLLKRIGAATALEVRATGIPYAFAPCIAVCRDPRWGRCYESYSEDINVVRTMTEIIPGLQGDVPANSSKGVPFVAGKSKVAACAKHYVADGGTERGIDENNTVINRTSLYSIHMPAYYDSIIKGVSTVMISYSSLNGEKMHTNRDLVTHFLKDNLKFRGFIISDSEGLDRITSPPDANYTYSVQAGILAGIDMQVMIPNNYAEFIGNLTLLVKDNIIPMSRIDDAVERILRVKFILDLFEDPLADLSLVNQLGSQEHRELAREAVRKSLVLLKNGKITSQPLLPLPKKAPKILVAGTHADNLGYQCGGWTNQWQGVSGNNFIVGTTILSAIKKTVNPSTQVVYQLNPDANFVKSNKFDYAIVVVGEVPYAEMLGDSSNLTIPEPGSSTINNVCGAVTCVVVIISGRPVVLEPYVDKIDGLVAAWLPGTEGQGVADVLFGNYGFTGKLARTWFKSVDQLPMNVGDPHYDPLFPFGFGLTTQPLKMN
- the LOC101265834 gene encoding uncharacterized protein isoform X1 — translated: MCMVCVQCKVVYIYTHLLILNKIVCFKVEEVQQVYQSVQAEETKIMGRFSIPTKVFVLFCLWVVSAEAEYLKYKDPKQSMSTRIKDLMKRMTLEEKIGQMSQIERRFASTDVMKQYFIGSVLSVPGDTPGLNAAAEDWINMVNDIQKAALSTRLGIPMIYGIDAIHGHNNVYNATIFPHNIGLGVTRDPDLLKRIGAATALEVRATGIPYAFAPCIAVCRDPRWGRCYESYSEDINVVRTMTEIIPGLQGDVPANSSKGVPFVAGKSKVAACAKHYVADGGTERGIDENNTVINRTSLYSIHMPAYYDSIIKGVSTVMISYSSLNGEKMHTNRDLVTHFLKDNLKFRGFIISDSEGLDRITSPPDANYTYSVQAGILAGIDMQVMIPNNYAEFIGNLTLLVKDNIIPMSRIDDAVERILRVKFILDLFEDPLADLSLVNQLGSQEHRELAREAVRKSLVLLKNGKITSQPLLPLPKKAPKILVAGTHADNLGYQCGGWTNQWQGVSGNNFIVGTTILSAIKKTVNPSTQVVYQLNPDANFVKSNKFDYAIVVVGEVPYAEMLGDSSNLTIPEPGSSTINNVCGAVTCVVVIISGRPVVLEPYVDKIDGLVAAWLPGTEGQGVADVLFGNYGFTGKLARTWFKSVDQLPMNVGDPHYDPLFPFGFGLTTQPLKMN
- the LOC101265834 gene encoding uncharacterized protein isoform X2, whose translation is MCMVCVQCKVVYIYTHLLILNKIVCFKVEEVQQVYQSVQAEETKIMGRFSIPTKVFVLFCLWVVSAEAEYLKYKDPKQSMSTRIKDLMKRMTLEEKIGQMSQIERRFASTDVMKQYFIGSVLSVPGDTPGLNAAAEDWINMVNDIQKAALSTRLGIPMIYGIDAIHGHNNVYNATIFPHNIGLGVTRDPDLLKRIGAATALEVRATGIPYAFAPCIAVCRDPRWGRCYESYSEDINVVRTMTEIIPGLQGDVPANSSKGVPFVAGKSKVAACAKHYVADGGTERGIDENNTVINRTSLYSIHMPAYYDSIIKGVSTVMISYSSLNGEKMHTNRDLVTHFLKDNLKFRGFIISDSEGLDRITSPPDANYTYSVQAGILAGIDMVMIPNNYAEFIGNLTLLVKDNIIPMSRIDDAVERILRVKFILDLFEDPLADLSLVNQLGSQEHRELAREAVRKSLVLLKNGKITSQPLLPLPKKAPKILVAGTHADNLGYQCGGWTNQWQGVSGNNFIVGTTILSAIKKTVNPSTQVVYQLNPDANFVKSNKFDYAIVVVGEVPYAEMLGDSSNLTIPEPGSSTINNVCGAVTCVVVIISGRPVVLEPYVDKIDGLVAAWLPGTEGQGVADVLFGNYGFTGKLARTWFKSVDQLPMNVGDPHYDPLFPFGFGLTTQPLKMN